GCGAAGGAAGGCTGCAACGTCGTGATGAACGGCCTGGGCGAGCCCGCAGCGATCGAGAAGCTGCGCGCTTCGCTCGAGGGTGATAACCGCGTCGTCTATCACCCGGCCGACGTCGGCAAGCCCGACGAGATCGCCGACATGATGCACGAAGCGGAGAAGCGCTTCGGCGGCGTCGACATCCTCATCAACAACGCCGTGACCCGGCACTACGCGCCGATCGAAGAGTTTCCGGTCGACAAGTGGGAGCGCGCGCTGGCAGTCAACCTCTCGGCGGCTTTCCACACGATTCGTCTCGCGCTGCCCGGCATGAAGAAGCGCAACTGGGGCCGCATCATCAACATGGCGTCGATCCACGCGACGAGCGTGGTGAAGGACCGCGTCGATTACGTCACCACCAAGCATGCGATCGTCGGGATCACGCGCGCGGTCGCGCTCGAGTGCGCGCAAACGCCGATCACGGTCAACGCGATCTCGCCCGGCTGGGTGCTGACGCCCCACGCCGAGAACCAGATCGCGCGCAAGATGGCGGAGAAAGGCTGCACGCGCGAAGCGGCGATGGCCGAGCTGCTCGAAATACGCCAGCCGAGCCGGCGTCCGGTCATGCCCTCCGACGTCGCCGCGCTCGGCGTGTTCCTCTGCAGCGATGCCGCGGCCAGCATCACCGGCGCGGCGCTGCCGATCGACGGCGCGTGGGCGATCTCCTGAACGCACGATGAGCGCGCCGCACCCGGGCGCGCGGCGCCCGTTTCCCGACATCGTCTTAAGCGAGCTGAAGGCGCGCTTCGGCGATCGGGTGGTGACCGCAGCGGCAGCGCTCGAGCACCACGGCAAGGACGAGTCGTGGCACGCGCACGCGCTGCCCGACGCGGTCGTCTATGCCGAAACGACCGACGACGTGGTCGCGCTGGTGAAGCTCTGTGCGGCGCACCGCGTGCCGATCGTACCGTTCGGCGCCGGCACTTCGCTCGAAGGCCACGTGCTGGCGATCCACGGCGGCGTCTGTCTCGACATGACGCGCATGAACCGCGTGCTCGAAGTCCACACCGACGACCTCGATGCGACCGTCGAAGCCGGTGTGACGCGCAAGCAGCTCAATCGCGATCTCGCGTCCACCGGCCTCTTCTTTCCGATCGACCCGGGCGCCGACGCGACGATCGCCGGCATGGCGTCGACCCGCGCGTCGGGCACCAATGCGGTGCGCTACGGCACCATGCGCGAAAACGTGCTCGCCATCAAAGCGGTGCTCGCCGACGGCAGCGTCGTCGACACCGCGCGGCGCGCGCGCAAGTCCTCGGCGGGCTACGACCTCACTCGCCTGCTCGTCGGCGCCGAAGGCACGCTCGGCATCATCACCGAGCTCACCGTGCGGATCTACCCGCAGCCCGAAGCGCTGTCGGCGGCGACGTGCGCGTTCCCGAGCGTCGACGCCGCGGTGCGCACCGTGATGCAGACGATACAGCTCGGCATCCCGATCGCGCGCTGCGAGCTCCTCGACGCGCTGACGATCTCGGCGGTGAACCGCTACAGCAAGCTCGGGTTAAGAGTGGCGCCGATGCTCTTCT
The DNA window shown above is from Burkholderiales bacterium and carries:
- a CDS encoding 3-hydroxybutyrate dehydrogenase, with product MTLKGKTALITGSTGGIGEAFARAFAKEGCNVVMNGLGEPAAIEKLRASLEGDNRVVYHPADVGKPDEIADMMHEAEKRFGGVDILINNAVTRHYAPIEEFPVDKWERALAVNLSAAFHTIRLALPGMKKRNWGRIINMASIHATSVVKDRVDYVTTKHAIVGITRAVALECAQTPITVNAISPGWVLTPHAENQIARKMAEKGCTREAAMAELLEIRQPSRRPVMPSDVAALGVFLCSDAAASITGAALPIDGAWAIS
- a CDS encoding FAD-linked oxidase C-terminal domain-containing protein; this translates as MSAPHPGARRPFPDIVLSELKARFGDRVVTAAAALEHHGKDESWHAHALPDAVVYAETTDDVVALVKLCAAHRVPIVPFGAGTSLEGHVLAIHGGVCLDMTRMNRVLEVHTDDLDATVEAGVTRKQLNRDLASTGLFFPIDPGADATIAGMASTRASGTNAVRYGTMRENVLAIKAVLADGSVVDTARRARKSSAGYDLTRLLVGAEGTLGIITELTVRIYPQPEALSAATCAFPSVDAAVRTVMQTIQLGIPIARCELLDALTISAVNRYSKLGLRVAPMLFCEFHGTEASVAEQAERVQEIAREEGGMDFQWATLTEERTKLWQARHDAYPACMQLRPGNRAVATDVCVPISRLAECIAATNEDIAHASMPVALFGHIGDGNFHLVILVDPADAKDIEEAQTLNTRVVERALAMNGTCTGEHGIGFGKIDFLKAELPSAISPMRAIKRALDPLDILNPGKVIPEE